TTCAAGGTGGGACGGACATCGTCAAGGGGTTCAGATcctgtattttttatatgcTTGAGTCAAGAAAAGTATTGAGCACTAATGATGATGGCTGCCCCGCTCATCGGCAGGCAGACTAAGGCACATCGACAAATTTACGCTCACTCTTACTCCCGATGCTCCACCCCGAGAAACAGCTACTTATTAGTGGCAAATAATGCATAGTGTTCATGCTTTCCGTCAGTTCAGCTCATTTATAGAAATCCTAAGCATGTTCTTTCAAAATAGTAGTTGAATTATCGACATTTCTATGCCTTTCCTCCACCAGTGATACGAACAACCCTACTGGCTTCCCCAGTGGGCATGGTCATAGTCATCAACCCAATCTATGTACTCGGCGCCCCCTTTCACCCACCCTTTAACTCCCTCAAGTAGAATAATGCTCTGAGTATTCTTATCTCCTTTCTCCTCCAGGTAATCATCAAACCAGCAAGCAGCACGTGTGCCACGGCCACGGGACGATGCTATCCATTCAAAATATTAATCTGGTCACCATCCCATGGAAACAAGGATAAACCTACAGCAATACCAAATAACCTTCCGAATTCCGGCAGCTTTTACCATGTTGTAAACTGTTGGCAAGGCTGGAAACAAACTTTGCGCTGGAAGATTGATGGAGCCCCGGATAGTGCCACCCTAGATTCGGTCCTCGTCAGTACAAAAACAGGCCGATTTACCGCTAGCTGAGACACATACTTGATGGTCAGTTCTTCTTAGATCGACCAGCAAGTAATCTTTTCCAGCTTCACTGCCGCTGtctttcatcatcttgagAACTTCTCCACGTGTCATGGCCCCGGGCTCTTGCTTCCTCGGTGAGGGAAAAGCGGCGTGCCATGGCAACTCAATTATGTTCATCGAGGTCATTGTCTCCTGGAGAAATCAGAAGTCATCGATGAAATAGCAACATGTGAAAGGCGAAAAGCAACTTTTAGAAAGCATCATTGCGGCTAGTCTAacaatacatgtataaaaGGCTTCATATTCTTGGATGCATGTTTCAGCATCCAATGACAGCTCGGGAGTGTGACGGCCCCATCTGGAAGGCCTTGGAAGTATTCAACAAaactgaaaagaagaaaaaaaaacagggggAGGGCTATCAATGCCACTTGAGATAAATTCCATTTCCAGAATTTCCACTATTGAAGGGAGTGTGTCAGACCCGGCCTATAATTGGCTGGTACTCCCCCGATTCCAAGCCGTGACCCTCGGTTTCCCTTTTTAGTAATGTCTCTCGCGCTAAGCCGCTGTTCAACGGCCATTCTGGACTGACGATCGTCGGTCTCAGCTCCTAGATCTTTCCTTTCACTGATACGCTTTTTTGCGCCGTCATCGCCTTATTGTTTTTCCTCTAGAGATATTGAGCCCTACATAGTTTATGCTTTAGCTTTGTGACCCCATATCAAATGTCGATTCGATAGCGGGACTGAACGACCTGTCAGACAGCAGCTTTGACTATACTATATAGCAGCACTAAGCCCAAACGAAGTTGCTAATTAAAGACAAGGGGCCGCTCGGTAATAAAGGAAACCTTCGATAGAAAATCATTAGGAAAACAAAGTTGCTATCCAACCTGTGCCTAATCGATCTGAAGATACGTACTAGAAACCTGGCACTCCCGACTATACTTttgttataaaaagaaagtattCGGCTTAGACCGTGTTAGCCGCGGAGAAGCAAGGCTGATTACTACTAGTTGTACTCCGTAATTGTGCTCGCATTAGCTAGCCTATTTCGACATAGGAAGTGGGTACATGTTTTAGTTCCATGTCATCTTCTGCATCAACGGGGGGTTGAATAAACCAAGAGCTTCACAACTGCCTTCAATTCAAACGCTGGTTTTACGTTTGGTAACTTACTGTACAAAAGCTTAGCCAAGAGTACGCGCCATaatgtcttctttttgcgcCGCATCTGAAGCCGAGCTCCAGTCGCGAGTCTTGTCAGTTAAGCCGCGTGGACGTCGTAGCAAAGGATGTCTAACGTGCCGACAGCGAAAAGTGAAATGCGGTATGCAATAATCTATGAACTACTCTTGAAATAAGGAGCCTAACTATTGCTTTGAATCCCTTAAAAGACGAAAAGCTTCCCTACTGTCTTAGATGCTTGAATGCTTCACGGCAGTGTTTAGGATATGGTAACCCCCAGGTTTTCATAAATCAAATGCTATCGCCAGCTCCATTGAACCCCGATACGAAGGGGGGGCAGAATATTCAAAACCCGCCAAGAAAAATGACTTTTAAATTCTCCACTTCTGGCACAAAGCTTTCTATGATGCTCTCACCCGGTATCTCAAGAGACGAGATAACTATATCTCATCTGATAAGAAAATTCCCCGTCGATTTCGCATGGAGGCTTCCACCCGGGGCTCATGGCTCGCCTTTGTCTGCCGTGTTTTCTAACCCAAGCGAGCGTACTACCGCCTACATGGCTGGGATATGTCTTGCCGAAGCGTTTTTTGCCCGGGCCCACAAACGCCACGATCTGGTGGTACATGCAACGCTATTATACAACCGTTCGCTGCAGCACCTCCGCCAAGATTTACAAGACTTGAGCCGCCATacatcagctgctgctatgTACTCTAACCTCTGgagctcttttcttctctgcttgtATGAGGTTGTATCCGGCGTTAGCTCAGTTGGGTGGCTAGAGCATTGCCACGGCATCACTGCTCTTGTAAGTGGCTAATATGATGGGGCGGTGCTCTTCCCTAAGAGTGAGCTAATTTGGCATATATAGATACAGATGCTAGGGCCATACGCGTTTCAGGAACTCGACACAAATTTAATGCTAGAAACGTATCGAGGGTTGATTGTGGGTAACCCCAGTCTTTGCCGTATTTGATAAAGCTGACTCAAGTACATGTGCAGGTtgtaaattttcttttgcagcGGAAGCACTGCTTTCTCGAGACAGCTGATTGGAAGACCATACCCTGGCTGATTAAAGGAAAGTCGCTCGGATCTTCACTACAAGATCTATTTTGTGACATCCCGGGATTGATCGAAGACGTAGATGTAATCACGTCGCGATCTACCCTGGGAGAAGACTTAGAAGGCATGAAAGAGGCACTTTACGGGAAAATCGAAAACACGATTCAGCAAGCACACCAACTGCGATGGCGGTGGGAGCAAGATCACGCTAATGCATGCAAAGAGGTACCGTCTTCAGGCTATTCTCCGAGCTCTTCCAGTGATCGGGGATCCTCGCCTTTTCCGACTGTCCTTCACTTCAGTAACATGGATCGTGCTATTGAAATTGTATTCTTCAATACGCTTCATTTACTTATAGATACGCTATTGGACCCTATAGCTCCTGATGCGATGCCTTTTTTGAATCCATCAGGATTACAAGAGTATTTTGGCCCTTTTCAGAACCCGCTGCTTCTTCCAGGTCAAGGGAGCAGAGAGGATCACGCCTTAGAGATCTGCAGAATCGTTGACTTCATGTCACACTGCAAATATGACAGTCTCGGAATGTTTATGCTTCTGTTTCCTCTATACGTGGCACGTTTGTGTTTAGCTCGACGCCCAGATGTTTGTTCGTGGATAGGGAGAGTTATGAACCAGCTTGTTCGTGAGAAGGGATTGAATATTGGAGAAGTTTTATCAGAAGGCACAGCATATTAATTTCAGCGTCAAATAGCGGAATCGATACTGGTATTAGCTAGATCTAGAATATGACACAaacaaaggggaaaaaaaatagaaatcaAGACTGCCATCATATATGGTAACTCAACCCTGAAACAGCCATCTTCAAGGAAAATTactcttctttgcttttagGAATAATCACAAGAAAGTTGATTCGCCTgatgctcttttcttccttgtccCTTTTCTTGTACCTCTTTTGCGCTTTTTCAACTTCTTTCTCATACTTGAGAGTAGCTTTTAGGCGACGATCCTCAAGACGCTCAAAATCTCTATCTGCGTGGCGGTCCCTTTCACCAACGCTTCTCGCCTTCTCTTCAAAACGCCCCATGGAGTTTTCGTACTTCGAAAGGGCCTTTTGGCTTGCTTTCTCGTGTTTATCGTTCACTTTCACCCTCTTCTTGAGCATAGATTTCTCGGCGGACTTTCGCTCAGCCTCACTGACAAAAACATCCACTTTGCTCAAAAGATTGGAGGGGTTGGCGACTGGAGGAAGCTCTTCAATAACCAGAGGAGATATCCACGTTTCAAGAGCTCTTAGACGGCGCTGCTGAGCACTAATGGTTTTGAGCTCATTTGACTCGGCGAGGGCCTGAAGAGGCTCCAAGATAGGCGATTGCTTATCtatctttcccttttcattcAGTATAGGCATGTTGGCAAGTTTGGCAACGTATTTCAACTTTGTAATTTTTGCCTCCAAGCCTCTGGGAAAGAAGATGTCTTTATTCGCTTGTCGAATGACCATCTCAGATCTAATCTTGGACATGGCAAAAGTTCCAACATTTGCGCTAATGCCAGCTGCCGCCGAAACAATTTGAGCAGTCGGCTCGGGAACAAATCCAACAACATCAGACGCATAGCCAAGAACTCGCAGCCCTGGGCTTGCAACAATAGCGCGGTTGAGGTGATCTAGAAATTCTAGAAACTCATTTCGAGAAATGTTCAAATCTTCCAACACAGGTGGGTATGCTCGAAGGAATGCAGACCCTAGATCTGCATTTGTAGCGGGAATTGCAATTGGCTTCGAAAAGTTGAACGAAGTATTCGAGCCGCTGATTAATAgatctctttgcctttggaTTAATATTTCCTCATATTTTGGTGGATCAGAGTCGGAGGAGCTTCTCGTAGATGAGGACTCCTCGAACTCTGTAATGGTGGTTCCTCGGTAGCGGTCCGAAGAGAGTCTCTTCATATCATCTTTATAGCTGACACCTGAGAAGGCCATTTTGGAGAAATTGAAGAGATAAAAGGCGAGATATTAAATAGATTGTGGGTATACTCGAAGAAACGCTGTGTATTGATGTCGCTTATATAGGTATCTGTATATAGAAGTGGtagagcttgaagaaaagCGTCTCCATTCCAGGG
The Trichoderma asperellum chromosome 7, complete sequence DNA segment above includes these coding regions:
- a CDS encoding uncharacterized protein (EggNog:ENOG41~TransMembrane:1 (o466-483i)), encoding MSSFCAASEAELQSRVLSVKPRGRRSKGCLTCRQRKVKCDEKLPYCLRCLNASRQCLGYGNPQVFINQMLSPAPLNPDTKGGQNIQNPPRKMTFKFSTSGTKLSMMLSPGISRDEITISHLIRKFPVDFAWRLPPGAHGSPLSAVFSNPSERTTAYMAGICLAEAFFARAHKRHDLVVHATLLYNRSLQHLRQDLQDLSRHTSAAAMYSNLWSSFLLCLYEVVSGVSSVGWLEHCHGITALIQMLGPYAFQELDTNLMLETYRGLIVVNFLLQRKHCFLETADWKTIPWLIKGKSLGSSLQDLFCDIPGLIEDVDVITSRSTLGEDLEGMKEALYGKIENTIQQAHQLRWRWEQDHANACKEVPSSGYSPSSSSDRGSSPFPTVLHFSNMDRAIEIVFFNTLHLLIDTLLDPIAPDAMPFLNPSGLQEYFGPFQNPLLLPGQGSREDHALEICRIVDFMSHCKYDSLGMFMLLFPLYVARLCLARRPDVCSWIGRVMNQLVREKGLNIGEVLSEGTAY
- a CDS encoding uncharacterized protein (EggNog:ENOG41): MAFSGVSYKDDMKRLSSDRYRGTTITEFEESSSTRSSSDSDPPKYEEILIQRQRDLLISGSNTSFNFSKPIAIPATNADLGSAFLRAYPPVLEDLNISRNEFLEFLDHLNRAIVASPGLRVLGYASDVVGFVPEPTAQIVSAAAGISANVGTFAMSKIRSEMVIRQANKDIFFPRGLEAKITKLKYVAKLANMPILNEKGKIDKQSPILEPLQALAESNELKTISAQQRRLRALETWISPLVIEELPPVANPSNLLSKVDVFVSEAERKSAEKSMLKKRVKVNDKHEKASQKALSKYENSMGRFEEKARSVGERDRHADRDFERLEDRRLKATLKYEKEVEKAQKRYKKRDKEEKSIRRINFLVIIPKSKEE